The genomic region GTGGAGATAGTGACGGTGGACACCCTGACGCGTCTGCAGCGGGCCAGACAGAGACAGAGCGCGGGGAGCGGAAGTTCACCGGCGGACAGGAGCAGGCACGTCTCGGCGACGAGCCGGAGGCGACCCACGAGTCGCTGCCCTCGATGCGGATTCTCGGACAGTTAGCCGACACCTACGTCGTTGCGGAGACGGACGACGGCCTCGTGCTGGTCGACCAGCACGCGGCCGACGAGCGGGTCAACTACGAACGGCTCAAGGCTAAGTTCGAAGGCGAAACGACGACACAGGCACTTGCTAACCCTGTCGAACTTGAACTGACCGCCCGCGAAGCTGAGGTGTTCGACCGGCGCAGCGACGCGCTGGCGAGTCTGGGGTTCCACACGGCACGCACAGGTGAGCGAAGCGTCGAGGTCCGGACCCTCCCGGGCGTCATCGCCGACGCGGCCGGGCCGGATATCGTCAGGGACGTGCTCGGTGCGTTCGTCGCCGGCGACGACGAAGCGGCGGCGACAGTCGAAGCGGCGGCCGACGAACTGCTCGGCGATCTGGCGTGTTACCCCTCTGTGACCGGGAACACGTCGCTGACGGAGGGGTCCGTCCGGGAGCTACTCGCCGCGCTGGACGAGTGTGAGAACCCCTACGCGTGTCCACACGGACGACCGACGGTCATTCACATTGACCGGCAAGAACTCGAAGACCGGTTCGAGCGTGATTACCCCGGGCACGGCGGTCGGCGGCGATAGCGAGGAAGGACGGCCCGTCCCCCGGCACAGCAGTCGATACAGCCGATTAAACTAAACCTCCGTCTCCCGATGCACGCGGTATGTCACTCGTAACGTTCGGTGAGACTGCTCTCAGATTTGCTCCTCCAAGCGGACAGCGGTTCGAAACAGCCCGCGAGGCGTCGATTCGGGTCGACGGGACCGCAAGCGGGGTTGCGGCGACGGCCGGCCGACTCGGGGCTGAGGCACGATGGCTATCGAAGGTCCCGGACACGCCGCTCGGGCGGCGCGTCGTCGCGGAACTCCACGAGTTTGGTCTGGAAACAGACATTGTTTGGGCAGACCCGGACGCTGGGCGGCAGGGACTCACGTTCCACGAGGACGCCGACCCACCCCGTACCGAACGGCTGCTACAGGACCGCGGCGACACCGCGATGGCAACGGTGACGCCCGGCGAGCTGCCGATGGGCGAGATACAGAACGCGGACGTGGTGTTCACGTCAGGCGCAACCCTCTCGCTCTCTGAGACCGCCGCCGACACGACGGGGGCGTTGCTCAGAGCGGCCGCAGGGATGCGGGCGTTCGACCTCGGTTTCCACCCCGGACTGTGGGACGCCGAAGATGCCCGCGAAGCACTTGCAGACCTGCTACCAGCCGTCGACACCCTCTTTGCCGCCGAAGAGCAGGTTTCCGCGGTGTTTGACACGACAGGGAGTCCACGCGAGGTCGTGCACACGCTCGCAACGGAGTACGATCTCACCCGCGTGATTCTCACTCGGAGCGAGTACGGCGCGGTGGCCTATCACGACGGCGTCATTCACGAGCAGGATGCCATCGAGACGTCCGCAGTGGACGAAGCAGGACAGCACGAGGCCTTCATCGGTGCAACGCTCCAGCAACTGGCCGCCGGTGCTGACACGGACGAAGCGCTGCTCCATGGTGTCGCGGCAGCAGCGCTGTCTCGAACAATGTCCGGACCGTTGACCCCACTCGAACCGTCTGAAGTTGAGCGGCTCGTCGATTCACAGCAGTCCAGACGGCCGTAGAGGCCAAGACTCGGACTGTTTTAACAATTGTAGCGCTGACACTGCTGGTCGGAGTCGGAGTGGTGGGGGAACAACTACTGGGTAGTCACCGGTGATACGCACCGACGTTCTGGCGATGACTGCGCTGCTCGCGGTGACTCTCCTCGCACACCGACGGCGCTAACGGGACGTTTTTCCCCACGAGGGCCGCATACCCGTACAATGACTGTTCTCGAGTCCGTTCACGAGGCCCACGAAGCGACGTTCAGGGAGGTCGGTGGTCGGCAGGTCGTCGACAACTACGGGCGACCGGAGCGGACCCACCGCGCGGTTCGGAACGTCGTCGGCGCGATGGAGTACGGCTACGGCGTCATCGTCGTCACCGGCGAGGACCGCGTCGACTACGTTGACAACGCCGTCTCGAACCGCGTGCCAGACGAGGACGGCGCAGGCTGTTACGCGCTCTTGCTTGACCCCGATGGTCGCATCGACACGGACATGTATGTGTACAACGCCGGCGAGCGCCTGCTCGTGTTCACGCCGCCCCAGAAGGCCGAGGAACTGGCCGCGGAGTGGGCGGATAAAACGTTCATTCAGGACGTCGAGTTCGAGGAAGCGACTGACGACTTCGCCGTCTTCGGCGTCCACGGGCCGAAAGCGACAGAGAAAATCGCCAGCGTCCTCCACCAGACCGGCACCCCGCCGGCACCGCTGACCTTCGAGCGGGGCGAACTCGGCGACGCAGGCGTCTCCGTCATCCGGACGGACGACCTCACTGGCGAGGAGAGCTACGACGTGGTCTGTAGCGCCGACGACGCCGAGGCTGTCTTTGACACGCTGGTCAACCGCGGGCTTAACGCCGTCCCCTTCGGCTACCAGACCTGGGAGACGCTGACCCTTGAGGCCGGGACGCCCCTGTTCGACACCGAAATCGAGGGCGCGCTCCCGAACGACCTTGGCCTGCGGAACGCCCTGGACTTCGAGAAGGGCTGTTACGTCGGTCAGGAGGTCGTCTCCCGTATCGAGAACCGGGGCCACCCCACGCAGCGATTGGTCGGTCTCGCCGTCGAGGCGTGCCCGGACCCCGGTGCTGCGGTGTTCGCCGGCGACGAGCACGTCGGCGACGTGACCCGCGCCGCACAGAGCCCGATGCGGGAAGCCCCGATTGCACTGGCGAACCTCAGCTGGGACCGACCCGACGAAGCGTTGAAAATCCGCATCGACGGTGAGCCGGTCAGCGCCCAGCAGGTCGACCTGCCCTTTATCGACGGCTCGGCGCAGTCGGCGCGGCTGCCGACCTACGAGTAGCGAGGATTACTCCAGTTCGATAGCGGCCCGCCCGCTGGTCGCACTCCTTATCCGGTCTCGCAGTTCGCTGCCCTCAACAGTAGGGACTCGAACGTCGAAGACGACCTCGGCTTCGTAGTCAGCCTCGAATTCCACGCCCGCGGATTCGAGCAGGCTCCGAACACTGCCCGAGTCGTCGTAGGCGACGGTCACAGTGAACTGCTCGTGGGGAACTTCCTCGACGACACCAGCGTCGTCAACGCCGTCCTTCACCGCTCGGGAGTACGCACTGGCGAGGCCGCCGACACCGAGGTTCGTCCCGCCGTAGTACCGCGTGACGACGGCGACAATGTTCTCAATGTCACGCTGCTGGAGGACGTTCAGCGCGGGGTCGCCGGCGCTGCCGCTTGGTTCGCCATCGTCACTGGAATACTCCCGGAAGGGATCGGATCGGACGCGGTAGGCGGGGACGTTGTGGGTCGCGTCGGCGTACTCCTCTCCGACGGCGTCGACGAACGCCTCGGCGTCTTCGACGGTTGTCGCTGGGGCGACGTGGCCGATGAACTCCGAACCCCGCACCTCGAAGCGCGCCTCGCCGCGGCCCGGAACGGTCCGATAGCTGTCCGTCACGGGCCGGCGTACGCCCGGCGGCGGAATAGCGTTTGTCGTTCGCTCCCTGCGTGTGGCATAAAATCAGTCCGCCTCGTCGCCAGCCTGTCGCGACCCCCAGACCCTTTTTTCCAGCAGTTTGACCCGCATTCCGTCTCGAACCTGCAGCTGACAGGAGAGCCGGGGGTAGCCAAATCGGTCGGCGAGGTCGTCGTGCCAGTGATCGGGATCAGGCGGTTCGGCGAGACGGACGCCGCAAGTGGCACAGATGCCGCGGCCGCCGCAGTTGACTCGCTTGGCGTAGCGGCCGTGTGGCGAGAGGTCGGCATCGAGAAGCACATCACGGAGGACAGCCCCACGCTCGGCGGTGAGTTCGTGGGTCTCGCCGGTAGGCGTCTCGACGGTGAGCGTTGCCGGCATTATGCTAGTTCGATAGTCCGAACGAACGCCAGTCGACGGATTTCGTTGATGAGGTCGCCGGGGAGTTCCTCGTCGGTGATGACGTACAGTTTCGGTTCATCGGTGAACTCAGGGTCTTCGCTCAGGACCTGCCGGATAGAGATACCGTGGTTGGCAATAGCCGACGTGACAGTCGAAACAATGCCGGACTCGTCGGCGGCCCGGACGGTGACAGTCACCGCGTGCAAGTCGAGCACCGGCGCGAGGTCAAGCAGGCTCGGCACAGAGGAGATATTTCGGAAGATACGCCGCAGGTCGTCGTCGGCGAGAATCGCGTCCGTCGTGGCGTTGACTACCCGGCGGTCGACGTCGGCCTCGCGGGCGATACCCGTGTTCGGGATCTCGATGCCGCCGGAGACGACGCGGCCGTCCTCGTTGACCGAGAACCCCCGTTCCAGCAACAAGCGGATGACGTCCTGCTGGCCGGGAGAGTCCTCGAATTTCTGCATAATCTCATCGAACATACGGAGTGGTGGACGTGAGGCCACTAATCGGTGCCGGCAGCAGTTGAAATAGGGGCGGGCCCGCGTTGCAGTCGACTATAGCTCGCCTTTCGTACTCGCCACGTCGGACCGGCGCTCGTCGATCCGGGTTGCGTCGTCAAGCGCCCGGGCCAGGCCCTTGAACAGCGCCTCTATCTCGTGGTGGGCGTTCTCGCCGTCGACACCGCAGTGCAGCGTTAGCCCGGCGTTCATCGCCAGCGAGCGACAGAAATGCTGGGCCATGTGGCTGGTCATCCCGCCGACAGAAGCCTGTGAGAACTCGCCGTCGAACGCGAAGTACGGGCGGCCGGAGATATCGACGACGACGCTCGCAACGGCCTCGTCAAGCGGGACCTTGCAGTCGGCGAATCGGCGGATGCCGCGCTTATCGTCCAGCGCCTCGGTAAACGCCTCGCCGAGCGTGATGGCGACATCCTCGACGGTGTGGTGGTCGTCGATGTCCAGATCGCCGTCACACTGCACGGTCAGGTCGAACAGCCCGTGCGTCGAGAACGAGTCGAGCATGTGGTCGAAAAAGCCGATGCCGGTGTCGATGGTGCTGTCGCCGTCGCCGTCAACGTCAAGCGTGACCTCGATGTCTGTCTCGGCCGTCGTCCGCGTGACGGCTGCCGTCCGGTCAGTCATACTTCACACGTATCAGGCCGCGTATTTGTGGATTGCGTCCGGTCACTCGGTCTGTTCGTCGAGCAGCGCCAGCAATCGGTCGGTCACCGCCGGCGCGTGCTCGACGAAACAGCAGTGTCGGCCCTCGACGGCCTCCCCAGTGCCACGGGGGAGGTCGGCCGAAAGCGACCGTGCGGCCTCCGGCGACACGACGGGGTCGTCCAGCCCATAGTACACCTCGGCAGGCTGGGTGATTTCGTACAGCGGTGGCGCGTCGAAGGTCGTCATTGCGTTGGCCTGCGCATCGCGGGCCTCTCCGGTCGCATCCTCGTCGGCGCGCCAGTCCGCAATTCGCTCCATGAGGTCCGGGTCGTGTTCGCGGAACGCCGACGAAAACGCGCCGTCGAGCGACGACGGGGCATCGAGTGCAAGCGCGTCGAGTGCGTCCCGCTCAATCGCATCGCCAGATCCGGCCGTGCAGTACAGCGTCAGCGAGCGGGCGCGGCTGTACTGGTGGGCATACTGGAGCGCGACCATCCCGCCGAGGCCGGCCCCGACGAGGTGAGCACTCCCGACGCCGTGATCGGCCAGCATGGCTTCGAGGTCGGCGGCCAGCGTTTCCACATCGTATGGTCCCGCGGGCGCGTCCGACCGGCCGGTCCCGCGGAGGTCCCACACCACCGTCTCGTATGGGCCGGCGATAGCGTCGTAGTGCCAGCCCCAGAGCCACGCGCCGTACCCCACGTCGTTGATGAATACGACGGTCGGGCCGTCGCCGTCGGCTTCGTAGTAGAGAGACACGTCACGGTTGCGTGCGGTCGGCATTGGCTGTCGGTTCCTTCGCCGATGGTGTGTCTCTTTCGGTGAGTAGGTCTTTAGCGCTGGCTGTCGAAGGACCGCCAGTCCTGTGTCCGGAGCAGAATCACTTATCGGCGCCGTCGTGTTGGTCGTGAGTCTGGGGGTCGCCGCGCAACTGGTCGGCGACTGGCTCCAGATCCCGAGCGTCGCGTTCCTGCTAGTCGCCGGTGTCCTCGTCGGCCCGCAGGCGTTCGGGCTGGTCGACCCCGCAATATTCGGGCAGGCCGGGTTACAGGCTATCGTCGGCCTCAGCGTCGGTATCATCGTCTTCGAGGGGGCGTTCCACCTCACTATCGAGCGAGTCCGTGAAGCGTCCAGAGAGTCGCTTGGACTGGTGACAAT from Haloarcula sp. H-GB4 harbors:
- a CDS encoding aminomethyltransferase family protein — translated: MTVLESVHEAHEATFREVGGRQVVDNYGRPERTHRAVRNVVGAMEYGYGVIVVTGEDRVDYVDNAVSNRVPDEDGAGCYALLLDPDGRIDTDMYVYNAGERLLVFTPPQKAEELAAEWADKTFIQDVEFEEATDDFAVFGVHGPKATEKIASVLHQTGTPPAPLTFERGELGDAGVSVIRTDDLTGEESYDVVCSADDAEAVFDTLVNRGLNAVPFGYQTWETLTLEAGTPLFDTEIEGALPNDLGLRNALDFEKGCYVGQEVVSRIENRGHPTQRLVGLAVEACPDPGAAVFAGDEHVGDVTRAAQSPMREAPIALANLSWDRPDEALKIRIDGEPVSAQQVDLPFIDGSAQSARLPTYE
- a CDS encoding 2Fe-2S iron-sulfur cluster binding domain-containing protein gives rise to the protein MPATLTVETPTGETHELTAERGAVLRDVLLDADLSPHGRYAKRVNCGGRGICATCGVRLAEPPDPDHWHDDLADRFGYPRLSCQLQVRDGMRVKLLEKRVWGSRQAGDEAD
- a CDS encoding ACT domain-containing protein; this encodes MFDEIMQKFEDSPGQQDVIRLLLERGFSVNEDGRVVSGGIEIPNTGIAREADVDRRVVNATTDAILADDDLRRIFRNISSVPSLLDLAPVLDLHAVTVTVRAADESGIVSTVTSAIANHGISIRQVLSEDPEFTDEPKLYVITDEELPGDLINEIRRLAFVRTIELA
- the hisB gene encoding imidazoleglycerol-phosphate dehydratase HisB, producing MTDRTAAVTRTTAETDIEVTLDVDGDGDSTIDTGIGFFDHMLDSFSTHGLFDLTVQCDGDLDIDDHHTVEDVAITLGEAFTEALDDKRGIRRFADCKVPLDEAVASVVVDISGRPYFAFDGEFSQASVGGMTSHMAQHFCRSLAMNAGLTLHCGVDGENAHHEIEALFKGLARALDDATRIDERRSDVASTKGEL
- a CDS encoding YigZ family protein → MTDSYRTVPGRGEARFEVRGSEFIGHVAPATTVEDAEAFVDAVGEEYADATHNVPAYRVRSDPFREYSSDDGEPSGSAGDPALNVLQQRDIENIVAVVTRYYGGTNLGVGGLASAYSRAVKDGVDDAGVVEEVPHEQFTVTVAYDDSGSVRSLLESAGVEFEADYEAEVVFDVRVPTVEGSELRDRIRSATSGRAAIELE
- a CDS encoding alpha/beta fold hydrolase, translated to MPTARNRDVSLYYEADGDGPTVVFINDVGYGAWLWGWHYDAIAGPYETVVWDLRGTGRSDAPAGPYDVETLAADLEAMLADHGVGSAHLVGAGLGGMVALQYAHQYSRARSLTLYCTAGSGDAIERDALDALALDAPSSLDGAFSSAFREHDPDLMERIADWRADEDATGEARDAQANAMTTFDAPPLYEITQPAEVYYGLDDPVVSPEAARSLSADLPRGTGEAVEGRHCCFVEHAPAVTDRLLALLDEQTE
- a CDS encoding sugar kinase, whose protein sequence is MSLVTFGETALRFAPPSGQRFETAREASIRVDGTASGVAATAGRLGAEARWLSKVPDTPLGRRVVAELHEFGLETDIVWADPDAGRQGLTFHEDADPPRTERLLQDRGDTAMATVTPGELPMGEIQNADVVFTSGATLSLSETAADTTGALLRAAAGMRAFDLGFHPGLWDAEDAREALADLLPAVDTLFAAEEQVSAVFDTTGSPREVVHTLATEYDLTRVILTRSEYGAVAYHDGVIHEQDAIETSAVDEAGQHEAFIGATLQQLAAGADTDEALLHGVAAAALSRTMSGPLTPLEPSEVERLVDSQQSRRP